The following proteins are encoded in a genomic region of Streptomyces lunaelactis:
- a CDS encoding glycosyltransferase family 39 protein gives MSPTATVRPTVPASRRPPAPGGGDATDVRHRLRAALRHAAPALLGYLAVRLCGLLVLAKWVHVRQHGVWPTLATSWDSGWYLGIADHGYDDSLGTGFNNNSLAFFPLYPVLVKAVAGVTPGSRATVGLLLAIAFSFVAAWGIFAVGDHLYGRRVGFLLTVLWGVLPVAIVQWMGYTESVFTAFAAWALYAVLNGRWLWAGSLAALAGLTRPTGIAVAAAVSVAAVLACRGRRSGRRAALAGALIAPAGWLAFVAWVGLRLGRVDGYFAVQKLWRNEWDGGASTLRELRQYLLYMTKPQLFLVIVSVVLLVSVGLFLLCIAERQPLALLVFTGMLLLVVLGSGGVYFPRARFLLPGFPLLLPVARALARARSATVVALLLAAGTLTSAWLGAYMLLVWRGPP, from the coding sequence GTGTCCCCCACCGCGACCGTTCGGCCCACCGTCCCCGCCTCCCGCCGGCCGCCGGCCCCGGGAGGCGGTGACGCGACGGACGTACGGCACCGGCTGCGGGCCGCACTGCGGCATGCCGCGCCCGCCCTGCTCGGCTATCTCGCGGTGCGGCTGTGCGGCCTGCTGGTGCTCGCCAAATGGGTGCACGTCAGACAGCACGGCGTCTGGCCGACGCTGGCCACGTCCTGGGACTCCGGCTGGTACCTGGGGATCGCCGACCACGGGTACGACGACAGTCTCGGCACCGGGTTCAACAACAACAGCCTCGCCTTCTTCCCGCTCTATCCGGTGCTCGTGAAGGCCGTTGCGGGCGTCACGCCCGGCTCGCGCGCCACCGTCGGGCTGCTCCTCGCGATCGCGTTCTCGTTCGTCGCCGCGTGGGGCATCTTCGCGGTCGGGGACCATCTGTACGGACGGCGGGTGGGCTTTCTGCTCACCGTGCTGTGGGGCGTGCTGCCCGTCGCGATCGTCCAGTGGATGGGCTATACCGAGTCGGTGTTCACGGCGTTCGCGGCGTGGGCGCTGTACGCGGTGCTCAACGGGCGCTGGCTGTGGGCGGGTTCGCTCGCGGCGCTGGCCGGGCTGACCAGGCCGACGGGCATCGCCGTCGCGGCGGCGGTCTCGGTGGCGGCGGTCCTGGCCTGCCGCGGACGCCGGTCCGGGCGGCGCGCGGCTCTCGCCGGGGCGCTGATCGCGCCGGCGGGATGGCTGGCGTTCGTGGCGTGGGTGGGGCTGCGCCTGGGGCGCGTGGACGGCTACTTCGCCGTACAGAAGCTGTGGAGGAACGAGTGGGACGGCGGGGCGTCCACGCTGCGCGAACTGCGGCAGTACCTCCTCTACATGACCAAGCCCCAGCTCTTCCTGGTGATCGTGTCGGTGGTGCTGCTCGTGTCGGTCGGGCTGTTTCTCCTCTGCATCGCCGAACGGCAGCCGCTCGCGCTGCTCGTCTTCACCGGCATGCTGCTACTGGTCGTCCTCGGCAGCGGCGGCGTCTACTTCCCGCGCGCCCGCTTTCTGCTGCCGGGCTTCCCGCTGCTGCTGCCGGTGGCACGGGCGCTGGCGCGGGCGCGGAGCGCGACGGTGGTGGCCCTGTTGCTGGCGGCGGGGACGCTGACATCGGCGTGGCTCGGGGCGTACATGCTGCTGGTGTGGAGGGGCCCGCCGTGA
- a CDS encoding phospho-sugar mutase, whose product MTQDLIARASAWLDEDPDSETRDELGKLIAARDLDELAARFGGTLQFGTAGLRGELGAGPMRMNRAVVIRAAAGLAAYLKAKGQGDGLVVIGYDARYKSTDFARDTAAVMVAAGLRAAVLPRPLPTPVLAFAIRQLGAVAGVEVTASHNPPRDNGYKVYLGDGSQIVPPADAEIAAEIEAVRSLNDVPRADSGWDVLGDEVLDAYLARTDVVLTAGSPRTARVVYTAMHGVGKDVVTAAFARAGFPAPTLVQEQAEPDPAFPTVAFPNPEEPGAMDLAFETARRAEPDIIIANDPDADRCAVAVPNGKDGKDWRMLRGDEVGALLAAHLVHKGARGTFAESIVSSSLLGRIADAAGLPYEETLTGFKWIARVDGLRYGYEEALGYCVDPEGVRDKDGITAALLVAELASELKEQGRTLTDLLDDLAVAHGLHGTDQLSVRVDDLGIIADAMRALRERPPTVLAGLRVVTAEDLNRGTDKLPPTDGLRYYLDGEFKARVIVRPSGTEPKLKCYLEVVVPVADASELGTARARATEVLDGIKRDLAAAAGI is encoded by the coding sequence GTGACGCAGGACCTCATCGCGCGAGCCAGTGCGTGGCTGGACGAGGACCCGGACAGTGAGACCCGGGACGAGCTCGGGAAGCTCATCGCGGCCCGGGACCTCGACGAGCTCGCCGCGCGGTTCGGCGGGACGCTGCAGTTCGGGACGGCCGGGCTGCGCGGGGAGCTCGGGGCCGGGCCCATGCGGATGAACCGGGCCGTCGTCATCCGGGCCGCCGCCGGGCTCGCCGCGTATCTGAAGGCGAAGGGTCAGGGCGACGGGCTCGTCGTCATCGGCTACGACGCCCGCTACAAGTCCACCGACTTCGCACGCGACACCGCCGCCGTCATGGTCGCCGCCGGACTCCGCGCCGCCGTGCTCCCGCGCCCGCTGCCCACGCCCGTACTCGCCTTCGCCATAAGGCAGTTGGGCGCCGTCGCCGGCGTCGAGGTCACTGCCAGCCACAACCCGCCGCGCGACAACGGCTACAAGGTCTACCTCGGCGACGGCTCCCAGATCGTGCCGCCCGCCGACGCTGAGATCGCCGCCGAGATCGAGGCGGTGCGGAGCCTGAACGACGTGCCGCGCGCGGACAGCGGCTGGGACGTCCTCGGTGACGAGGTCCTGGACGCCTATCTGGCGCGTACGGACGTCGTGCTCACCGCCGGCTCCCCCCGTACCGCCCGCGTCGTCTACACCGCCATGCACGGCGTCGGCAAGGACGTCGTGACCGCCGCCTTCGCCCGCGCCGGTTTCCCCGCGCCCACCCTCGTACAGGAGCAGGCCGAGCCCGACCCGGCCTTCCCGACCGTCGCGTTCCCCAATCCCGAGGAGCCGGGGGCGATGGATCTCGCCTTCGAGACCGCGCGCCGGGCCGAGCCGGACATCATCATCGCCAACGACCCCGACGCGGACCGCTGCGCCGTCGCCGTCCCCAACGGCAAGGACGGCAAGGACTGGCGCATGCTCCGCGGCGACGAGGTCGGTGCGCTGCTCGCCGCCCACCTCGTCCACAAGGGCGCGCGGGGCACCTTCGCCGAGTCGATCGTGTCCTCCTCGCTGCTCGGCCGGATCGCGGACGCCGCCGGCCTGCCGTACGAGGAGACGCTGACCGGCTTCAAGTGGATCGCCCGCGTGGACGGTCTGCGCTACGGCTACGAGGAGGCGCTCGGCTACTGCGTCGACCCCGAGGGGGTACGCGACAAGGACGGCATCACCGCCGCGCTGCTCGTCGCCGAGCTGGCCTCGGAGCTGAAGGAGCAGGGCCGTACGCTCACGGACCTCCTCGACGACCTCGCCGTCGCGCACGGTCTGCACGGCACCGACCAGCTGTCGGTGCGGGTCGACGACCTGGGCATCATCGCGGACGCGATGCGGGCGCTGCGCGAGCGGCCGCCGACCGTGCTCGCCGGGCTGCGGGTCGTCACCGCCGAGGACCTGAACCGCGGCACGGACAAGCTGCCGCCCACGGACGGGCTGCGGTACTACCTCGACGGCGAGTTCAAGGCCCGCGTCATCGTCCGCCCGAGCGGCACCGAGCCCAAGCTCAAGTGCTACCTGGAGGTCGTGGTGCCGGTCGCGGACGCGAGCGAGCTCGGGACCGCCCGCGCGCGGGCCACGGAGGTCCTGGACGGGATCAAGCGGGACCTCGCGGCCGCCGCCGGTATCTGA
- a CDS encoding purine-nucleoside phosphorylase yields the protein MNASVNPDLNGVSADPHAAADAAAARLRELTGAETHDVALVMGSGWAPAVDALGAPEAEFPVTELPGFPPPAVEGHGGTIRSYKIGEKRALVFLGRTHYYEGRGVAAVAHGVRTAVAAGCKTVVLTNGCGGLREGMRPGQPVLISDHINLTATSPIIGANFVDLTDLYSPRLRALCKEVDASLEEGVYVQFPGPHYETPAEINMVRVLGGDLVGMSTVLEAIAAREAGAEVLGISLVTNLAAGLSGEPLNHEEVLQAGRDSAARMGDLLTRVLDRI from the coding sequence GTGAACGCATCTGTGAATCCGGACCTCAACGGCGTCAGCGCCGACCCCCACGCCGCAGCCGACGCCGCCGCCGCGCGCCTGCGTGAGCTGACCGGCGCCGAGACCCATGACGTAGCTCTGGTGATGGGCTCCGGCTGGGCCCCGGCCGTCGACGCGCTCGGCGCGCCCGAGGCCGAGTTCCCGGTCACCGAGCTGCCCGGCTTCCCGCCACCGGCGGTCGAGGGCCACGGCGGCACGATCCGCTCGTACAAGATCGGTGAGAAGCGCGCGCTGGTCTTCCTGGGCCGTACGCACTACTACGAGGGCCGGGGCGTCGCGGCCGTCGCGCACGGTGTCCGCACGGCGGTCGCCGCGGGCTGCAAGACCGTCGTCCTGACGAACGGCTGCGGCGGTCTGCGCGAGGGCATGCGCCCCGGGCAGCCGGTGCTGATCAGCGACCACATCAACCTGACGGCGACGTCGCCGATCATCGGCGCGAACTTCGTGGACCTGACGGACCTGTACTCGCCGCGGCTGCGGGCGCTGTGCAAGGAGGTCGACGCGTCGCTGGAGGAGGGCGTGTACGTCCAGTTCCCCGGCCCGCACTACGAGACGCCGGCGGAGATCAACATGGTCCGCGTGCTCGGCGGCGACCTGGTGGGCATGTCGACCGTGCTCGAGGCCATCGCGGCGCGGGAGGCGGGCGCGGAGGTGCTCGGCATCTCGCTGGTGACGAACCTGGCGGCGGGGCTGTCGGGTGAGCCGCTGAACCACGAGGAAGTACTGCAGGCGGGGCGGGATTCGGCGGCGCGGATGGGCGACCTGCTGACGCGGGTGCTCGACCGCATCTGA
- a CDS encoding gamma-glutamylcyclotransferase — protein MSLYAAYAGNLDARLMSRRAPHSPLRGTGWLNGHRLTFGGEQMGWEGALATIVEAPRSQVFVALYDIAPMDEDSMDRWEGVGLDIYRRMRVRVDTLDGEEPAWLYVLNGYEGGLPSARYLGELADAAESAGAPHDYVMELRKRPC, from the coding sequence ATGTCGCTCTACGCCGCGTACGCCGGCAACCTCGACGCGCGGCTGATGTCCCGCCGCGCACCGCACTCTCCGCTGCGCGGGACCGGCTGGCTCAATGGCCATCGGCTGACCTTCGGCGGCGAGCAGATGGGCTGGGAGGGGGCGCTGGCCACGATCGTGGAGGCGCCGCGCTCGCAGGTCTTCGTCGCGCTGTACGACATCGCGCCCATGGACGAGGACTCGATGGACCGGTGGGAGGGCGTCGGCCTTGACATATACCGGCGGATGCGGGTCCGGGTGGACACGCTGGACGGCGAGGAGCCGGCCTGGCTGTATGTGCTGAACGGGTACGAGGGCGGGCTGCCGTCCGCGCGGTATCTGGGCGAGCTGGCGGACGCGGCGGAGTCGGCGGGGGCGCCGCACGACTATGTGATGGAGCTCCGGAAGCGGCCGTGTTAG
- a CDS encoding NAD(P)H-quinone dehydrogenase: MTRIVIIGGGPGGYEAALVGAQLGAEVTVVDCDGLGGASVLTDCVPSKTLIATAEVMTTFDSSYEELGIIVADDTPPLEQAARVVGVDLGKVNRRVKRLALAQSHDITASVTRAGARVLRGRARLEGQQGMDGSRKVIVRAADGTEETLTADAVLIATGGHPREIPDALPDGERILNWTQVYDLTELPEELIVVGSGVTGAEFAGAYQALGCRVTLVSSRDRVLPGEDPDAAAVLEDVFRRRGMNVMARSRAESAKRVGDRVEVTLSDGRVISGSHCLMAVGAIPNSAGMGLEDAGVRLKDSGHIWTDKVSRTSAPGVYAAGDVTGVFALASVAAMQGRIAMYHFLGDAVQPLNLKTVSSNVFTDPEIATVGYSQADVDAGKIDARSVKLPLLRNPRAKMQGIRDGFVKIFCRPGTGIVVGGCVVAPRASELIHPISIAVDNNLTVEQIANAFTVYPSLSGSIAEVARQLHTRKAAGEA; this comes from the coding sequence GTGACCCGGATCGTGATCATCGGTGGCGGACCCGGCGGTTATGAGGCGGCCCTGGTGGGCGCCCAGCTCGGCGCGGAGGTGACCGTCGTCGACTGCGACGGCCTCGGCGGGGCGTCGGTGCTGACCGACTGCGTACCGTCGAAGACCCTGATCGCCACGGCCGAGGTGATGACGACCTTCGACTCCTCCTACGAAGAGCTCGGCATCATCGTGGCCGACGACACTCCGCCGCTGGAGCAGGCGGCCCGCGTGGTCGGCGTGGACCTCGGCAAGGTCAACCGACGGGTGAAGCGGCTGGCCCTCGCCCAGTCCCACGACATCACCGCCTCCGTCACCCGGGCCGGCGCGCGCGTGCTGCGCGGCCGCGCCCGGCTGGAGGGGCAGCAGGGGATGGACGGCTCCCGCAAGGTGATCGTGCGCGCCGCGGACGGCACCGAGGAGACGCTGACCGCCGATGCCGTACTGATCGCGACCGGCGGCCACCCGCGCGAGATCCCGGACGCCCTCCCCGACGGGGAGCGCATTTTGAACTGGACGCAGGTGTACGACCTGACCGAGCTCCCCGAGGAGCTCATCGTGGTCGGCTCCGGTGTCACCGGCGCCGAGTTCGCCGGCGCGTACCAGGCGCTCGGCTGCCGGGTCACCCTCGTCTCGTCCCGCGACCGCGTGCTGCCCGGCGAGGACCCGGACGCCGCCGCCGTCCTCGAGGACGTCTTCCGCCGCCGCGGTATGAACGTCATGGCCCGTTCCCGCGCCGAGTCCGCCAAGCGTGTCGGCGACCGGGTGGAAGTGACGTTGTCCGACGGCCGGGTCATCTCCGGCTCGCACTGTCTGATGGCGGTCGGCGCGATCCCGAACTCCGCGGGCATGGGCCTGGAGGATGCCGGCGTACGGCTCAAGGACTCGGGCCACATCTGGACCGACAAGGTCTCCCGTACGAGCGCGCCCGGTGTGTACGCGGCCGGTGACGTTACCGGAGTCTTCGCACTCGCATCGGTCGCGGCCATGCAGGGCCGTATCGCGATGTACCACTTCCTCGGCGACGCGGTGCAGCCGCTGAACCTGAAGACCGTCTCGTCGAACGTCTTCACCGACCCGGAGATCGCGACCGTCGGCTACAGCCAGGCGGACGTGGACGCGGGCAAGATCGACGCCCGGTCCGTCAAGCTGCCGCTGCTGCGCAACCCGCGCGCGAAGATGCAGGGCATCCGGGACGGCTTCGTCAAGATCTTCTGCCGTCCGGGCACGGGCATCGTGGTCGGCGGCTGTGTCGTCGCGCCGCGCGCGAGCGAGCTGATCCATCCCATCTCGATCGCGGTCGACAACAATCTGACGGTGGAACAGATCGCAAACGCTTTCACTGTGTACCCCTCTCTGTCGGGCTCGATCGCAGAGGTGGCACGGCAGTTGCACACCCGGAAGGCGGCCGGCGAGGCGTGA
- a CDS encoding DeoR/GlpR family DNA-binding transcription regulator → MFAAERRQLILEMVRANGAVSLRELARVVQTSEVTVRRDVRALEAEGLLDRRHGGAVLPGGFTRESGFPQKSLSATAEKTAIADLAASLVEEGEAIVVGAGTTTQELARRLARVPGLTVVTNSLLVAQALAHANRVEVVMTGGTLRGSNYALVGSGAEQSLQGLRVSRAFLSGSGLTAERGLSTSNMLSASVDRALVQAAAEVVVLADHTKLGTDTMFQTVPTDVITRLVTDEPPTHDDRAATELQALADQGVQIAVAGAAAGSGGDGVPTGRQPRRDVPLPSQRRTRTGGPGSQLRSAALAAEPPGERAARVADLRRR, encoded by the coding sequence GTGTTCGCTGCAGAACGTCGCCAATTGATCCTCGAAATGGTGCGCGCCAACGGGGCCGTGTCGCTCCGTGAGCTCGCCCGCGTCGTCCAGACCTCCGAAGTGACCGTACGGCGGGACGTGCGGGCACTGGAGGCAGAAGGACTCCTCGACCGCCGACACGGCGGTGCGGTACTGCCGGGCGGTTTTACCCGCGAGTCCGGCTTTCCGCAGAAATCCTTGTCCGCGACCGCGGAGAAGACCGCCATCGCCGATCTTGCCGCGAGCCTCGTCGAAGAGGGCGAGGCCATCGTGGTCGGCGCGGGGACGACGACGCAGGAGCTGGCCCGCCGGCTCGCGCGCGTCCCCGGACTGACCGTGGTCACCAACTCCCTGCTGGTCGCCCAGGCGCTCGCCCATGCCAACCGGGTCGAAGTCGTCATGACCGGTGGGACGTTGCGCGGTTCCAACTATGCGCTGGTGGGCAGCGGGGCGGAGCAGTCCCTGCAGGGGCTGCGGGTCTCCCGTGCCTTTCTGTCGGGCAGCGGCCTGACCGCCGAGCGCGGCCTCTCCACCTCCAACATGCTGTCGGCGAGCGTCGACCGGGCGCTGGTGCAGGCCGCGGCGGAGGTGGTGGTCCTCGCGGACCACACCAAGCTCGGCACCGACACGATGTTCCAGACGGTGCCGACGGATGTGATCACGCGGCTGGTGACCGACGAGCCGCCGACGCATGACGACCGCGCGGCGACGGAGCTGCAGGCGCTGGCGGACCAGGGGGTCCAGATCGCGGTGGCCGGCGCGGCAGCGGGCTCCGGCGGTGACGGTGTCCCGACGGGGCGCCAGCCCCGCCGGGACGTCCCGCTCCCGAGCCAGCGCCGCACCCGTACCGGCGGCCCGGGCTCACAACTCCGCAGCGCGGCGCTGGCGGCGGAGCCGCCGGGCGAACGGGCAGCAAGGGTGGCGGACCTCCGCCGCCGCTGA
- a CDS encoding TetR/AcrR family transcriptional regulator, with product MATTTSTGTAAGSARPMRADARRNYERLLVEARAAFAEHGIDASLEEIARRSGVGIGTLYRHFPNRHAMMNAVFQEALASLLQRSRELASAERPCGALVEWLRAIITHAGEYRGLARALMSASHDESSALSECSVPMREAGERLLARAQKSGAVRRDVSIGDLMQLTNAIALAAEQDPGDPELADRLLMLTLRGLKPEKT from the coding sequence ATGGCGACCACTACGTCGACCGGTACGGCAGCGGGCTCGGCGCGCCCCATGCGAGCCGACGCGCGCCGCAACTACGAACGACTGCTGGTCGAAGCCCGGGCCGCCTTCGCGGAGCACGGCATCGATGCCTCGCTCGAGGAGATCGCACGCCGCTCGGGCGTGGGTATCGGCACGCTGTACCGGCACTTCCCCAACCGCCACGCGATGATGAACGCGGTCTTCCAGGAGGCGCTGGCATCGCTGCTGCAGCGCTCACGCGAACTGGCCTCGGCGGAGCGGCCGTGCGGGGCGCTGGTGGAGTGGCTGCGCGCCATCATCACTCATGCGGGTGAGTACCGCGGTCTGGCGCGGGCGCTGATGTCGGCGTCGCACGACGAGAGTTCGGCACTGTCGGAGTGCAGCGTGCCGATGCGCGAGGCGGGGGAACGGCTGCTGGCGCGGGCGCAGAAGAGCGGGGCAGTGCGGAGGGATGTGTCGATCGGCGACCTGATGCAGCTGACGAACGCGATCGCGCTGGCGGCGGAACAGGACCCGGGGGACCCGGAGTTGGCGGACCGCCTGCTGATGCTGACGCTGCGGGGCCTGAAGCCGGAGAAGACCTGA
- a CDS encoding MFS transporter — MPSTDVAAPVSPERHRPALALTLILTCQMMLMLDATVVNIALPDIGQELGFSAAGLSWVLNAYTLAFGGLLLIGGRIGDLIGRRRALTIGVLAFTAASLLGGLVDSAGWLLFARAAQGAAAALTAPSTLALVATATAFGEGRERERALGLFTATAAAGSAIGMILGGILTEAGSWRWTLFINVPVGLAVAALIPLTIAETQRHRARFDVAGALTGTGGVTALVYAFIRAADHGWGDAQVTWAFAAAVLLPVFLLVERRVRRPVVALELFAVRNRVIAFAAMLLVPAAMFGVFYFDTQYFQFVRDYSPLRAGVAFLPLAVGIFAASTLAGRLLARHGLKKVAGTGLALAFAGVLWQSTLSTGSGYWTTLFVPLAVNGFGVGLVFMPLSVLILTGIRPDQAGAASGLMQTMQQVGGALGLSALVTVYGSAARGAGGPASGPGAMAEGFSAGLLAAAAFMAVALVLVLASRTPRAHRPTGSEQQGLNTRVGPAR, encoded by the coding sequence ATGCCCAGCACCGACGTCGCCGCACCCGTGTCACCCGAGCGCCACCGCCCGGCCCTCGCTCTCACGCTCATCCTCACCTGCCAGATGATGCTGATGCTCGACGCGACCGTCGTGAACATCGCGCTCCCCGACATCGGCCAGGAACTCGGCTTCAGCGCCGCCGGCCTGTCCTGGGTGCTCAACGCCTACACCCTCGCCTTCGGCGGACTCCTCCTCATAGGCGGCCGCATCGGCGACCTCATCGGCCGCCGTCGCGCGCTCACCATCGGCGTACTCGCCTTCACCGCCGCATCCCTCCTCGGCGGTCTCGTCGACAGCGCCGGCTGGCTGCTCTTCGCCCGCGCCGCCCAGGGCGCCGCAGCCGCGCTCACCGCGCCCTCCACCCTCGCCCTGGTCGCCACCGCCACCGCCTTCGGCGAAGGACGCGAACGCGAGCGCGCGCTCGGTCTGTTCACGGCAACTGCCGCCGCGGGATCCGCGATCGGCATGATCCTCGGCGGCATCCTCACCGAGGCCGGCTCCTGGCGCTGGACCCTCTTCATCAACGTGCCCGTCGGCCTCGCCGTCGCCGCGCTCATTCCGCTCACCATCGCCGAGACGCAGCGCCACCGCGCCCGCTTCGACGTCGCCGGCGCGCTCACCGGCACCGGCGGTGTGACCGCCCTCGTCTACGCCTTCATCCGCGCCGCCGACCACGGCTGGGGCGACGCCCAGGTCACCTGGGCCTTCGCCGCCGCCGTACTGCTGCCGGTCTTCCTGCTCGTGGAGCGCCGGGTGCGCCGGCCCGTCGTCGCCCTCGAGCTCTTCGCCGTACGCAACCGGGTCATCGCCTTCGCCGCGATGCTGCTGGTGCCCGCCGCGATGTTCGGCGTCTTCTACTTCGACACCCAGTACTTTCAATTCGTACGCGACTACAGCCCGTTGCGCGCCGGAGTCGCCTTCCTGCCACTCGCCGTCGGCATCTTCGCCGCGTCCACCCTCGCCGGCCGGCTGCTCGCCCGCCACGGCCTGAAGAAGGTCGCGGGGACAGGGCTCGCCCTCGCCTTCGCCGGTGTCCTGTGGCAGTCCACGCTCTCGACCGGGAGCGGCTACTGGACGACGCTCTTCGTCCCGCTCGCCGTCAACGGCTTCGGCGTCGGCCTGGTCTTCATGCCGCTCAGCGTCCTCATCCTTACCGGCATCCGCCCGGACCAGGCGGGCGCGGCCTCCGGGCTCATGCAGACCATGCAGCAGGTGGGCGGCGCGCTCGGGCTCTCCGCGCTGGTCACGGTGTACGGGAGCGCGGCACGCGGCGCGGGCGGCCCGGCGTCGGGCCCCGGCGCGATGGCGGAGGGCTTCTCCGCGGGCCTGCTGGCGGCCGCGGCCTTCATGGCGGTCGCGCTGGTCCTGGTCCTGGCGTCCCGGACGCCCAGGGCACACCGGCCGACCGGATCTGAACAACAGGGCCTGAACACACGCGTGGGGCCTGCCCGTTGA
- a CDS encoding acetyl/propionyl/methylcrotonyl-CoA carboxylase subunit alpha encodes MRKVLIANRGEIAVRVARACRDAGIASVAVYADPDRDALHVRAADEAFALGGDTPAASYLDMAKVLQAAKDAGADAVHPGYGFLSENAEFAQAVLDAGLTWIGPPPQAIRDLGDKVAARHIAQRAGAPLVAGTPDPVSGADEVVAFAQEHGLPIAIKAAFGGGGRGLKVARNLEEVPELYDSAVREAVAAFGRGECFVERYLDKPRHVETQCLADSHGNVVVVSTRDCSLQRRHQKLVEEAPAPFLSDAQNAELYAASKAILREAGYVGAGTVEFLVGTDGTISFLEVNTRLQVEHPVTEEVTGIDLVREMFRIADGEELGYGDPAVRGHSFEFRINGEDPGRGFLPAPGTVTTFAAPSGPGVRLDAGVESGSVIGPAWDSLLAKLIVTGATREQALQRAARALGEFTVEGMATAIPFHRAVVADPAFTSDPFRVHTRWIETEFVNDIKPFAVPADTDEDEAGRETIVVEVGGKRLEVSLPSSLGMTLARTGLAAGAKPKRRAAKKSGPAASGDTLASPMQGTIVKVAVEEGQEVKEGDLVVVLEAMKMEQPLNAHRSGTVKGLTAEVGASLTSGAVICEIKD; translated from the coding sequence GTGCGCAAGGTGCTCATCGCCAACCGTGGCGAAATCGCTGTCCGCGTTGCCCGGGCCTGCCGGGACGCCGGGATCGCGAGCGTAGCCGTCTACGCCGATCCGGACCGGGACGCTCTGCACGTCCGCGCGGCCGACGAGGCGTTCGCCCTGGGCGGTGACACCCCGGCCGCCAGCTATCTGGACATGGCCAAGGTGCTGCAGGCCGCGAAGGACGCAGGTGCGGACGCAGTACACCCCGGGTACGGCTTCCTCTCCGAGAACGCCGAATTCGCCCAGGCCGTACTCGACGCGGGTCTGACCTGGATCGGCCCGCCCCCGCAGGCCATCCGGGACCTCGGCGACAAGGTGGCGGCCCGTCATATCGCGCAGCGCGCGGGTGCCCCGCTGGTGGCCGGTACGCCGGACCCGGTGTCGGGCGCGGACGAGGTGGTGGCCTTCGCCCAGGAGCACGGGCTGCCGATCGCCATCAAGGCTGCCTTCGGCGGTGGCGGGCGCGGCCTGAAGGTCGCCCGCAACCTCGAAGAGGTGCCGGAGCTGTACGACTCCGCGGTCCGCGAGGCGGTCGCCGCGTTCGGGCGGGGGGAGTGCTTCGTCGAGCGCTACCTGGACAAGCCGCGTCACGTCGAGACGCAGTGCCTGGCCGACTCGCACGGCAATGTCGTCGTCGTATCGACGCGTGACTGCTCGCTGCAGCGCCGCCACCAGAAGCTGGTGGAGGAGGCCCCGGCACCGTTCCTGTCGGACGCCCAGAACGCCGAGCTGTACGCCGCCTCGAAGGCCATCCTGCGCGAGGCGGGCTATGTGGGCGCCGGCACCGTCGAGTTCCTCGTCGGCACCGACGGCACGATCTCCTTCCTGGAGGTCAACACCCGCCTGCAGGTGGAGCACCCGGTCACCGAAGAGGTCACCGGCATCGACCTGGTCCGCGAGATGTTCCGGATCGCCGACGGCGAGGAACTGGGCTACGGCGACCCGGCCGTGCGCGGCCACTCCTTCGAGTTCCGGATCAACGGCGAGGACCCGGGCCGCGGCTTCCTGCCCGCCCCCGGCACCGTCACCACCTTCGCGGCGCCGTCCGGCCCCGGTGTCCGCCTGGACGCGGGTGTCGAGTCCGGCAGCGTCATCGGCCCGGCCTGGGACTCGCTGCTCGCCAAGCTGATCGTCACCGGCGCCACGCGTGAGCAGGCGCTGCAGCGCGCCGCGCGTGCGCTGGGCGAGTTCACCGTGGAGGGCATGGCCACCGCCATCCCGTTCCACCGTGCGGTCGTCGCCGATCCGGCGTTCACCTCCGACCCGTTCCGGGTGCACACCCGGTGGATCGAGACGGAGTTCGTCAACGACATCAAGCCCTTCGCCGTTCCCGCGGACACGGACGAGGACGAGGCCGGCCGCGAGACGATCGTCGTCGAGGTCGGCGGCAAGCGTCTTGAGGTCTCGCTGCCGTCCTCGCTGGGCATGACGCTGGCCCGGACCGGTCTGGCCGCGGGCGCCAAGCCCAAGCGGCGGGCCGCGAAGAAGTCGGGACCGGCCGCCTCCGGTGACACCCTCGCCTCCCCGATGCAGGGCACGATCGTCAAGGTCGCGGTCGAGGAGGGCCAGGAGGTCAAGGAGGGCGACCTCGTCGTCGTCCTGGAGGCGATGAAGATGGAGCAGCCGCTGAACGCGCACCGCTCCGGCACCGTCAAGGGCCTCACCGCCGAGGTCGGCGCCTCGCTCACCTCCGGCGCGGTGATCTGCGAGATCAAGGACTGA